The genomic region AAATCAAATATAATGTTGCACATTGACACGCTTTGGCTTGCAATTTGTTCATCGAAGTCAAGGTAAACACTGCACATCTAACATTGTGCATACATACTCTTGCGCGCTTTCGCGCGCTATTTCTTATCTATACTAAATATAATAGTGTACAGTGCCCCAGACACTGAAGATAAAACTCGGTTTTATAAGCGTTTAACGTGACTTTAATGAAAAGAATCGCATCGTATTagatattttctaatttagtCTAATTTAGTTTATTGATGTGATAATGCATTATATTAACAAGCAATTAAATTAACCGGGCTTTAAAGAAAGTGCTTGATTAGCGCCATGTTAAGCTTCGATTAACTTAGTTAATTTCTTAGTTCAAATgaacgaaattttaaaatgcttGATTAAGGCTAAATTAAGCTTTGATTAGGTACCTTTATAACGATTTACATATTGAATTAGAATAAGGAgttgaattgaattaaattaaaatcgtaaTGAATAATTAAGGCTTGATTAGCGACATGTTAAACCATGATTTTTAGGAGTTAATACGATTAGTAGAACggttatattcaaaataaataataaattagataTTACGATTCAAATTGGTTTTATATCTTCTTAAGGAGATGATGAGGACGACGACGAAGACGTCAATTATCATTGTGAACGTTCGCAACCGGTGGTTCCCAGGTCTTTGAAGTGATCTAGTGTGTAACCGCAAGAACTAGTCCGGCTCTCGGAATTAATTAGAACATCTCGTCCgggggaaaaataaaataaaagtgagTCGGTTGAAGAAGTATAACTCGGTGGTTAGGGAGTAGTTTGGGAGAGAACGCAAAAACGATATACCGTAAATGATATATCTAACGTGATACCGGTTCATTTCGAACGCGCAGCTTCCTGGCGTCCGAAGGCCTCGGTGCCCTTCGGCACACGAGATTTCCGTTCTTCTCCGCTGAGCCCGAGGTGTTTGCAGTTTTTCGACCGTCCGAGGGCCACACCTTCGCCAACGTAACGACCTAACTGTAATCCGCAAATGGTAGTCTACGAGAACTTCTTGCGTATGATCACTTTGttgttattatcattttttaagtgAATCATATAAATAATCGACTTTCTCTGTTTTGCATTCCGCAATAAGAAAAGTTCGTTTCCACATGTCgggagaagaagaaataacgGAAAATTGATATAGAAAGTCGAATTCTGAGAACGTCCGAGACGCCGCGAGATCTCGTTCGTTTTCTAACACAATCGCGAACGCATCTGCGATGTTCaacgagttaaaaaaaaaattgttacgtAGAGAGCCACACCTTTTGCATCTGGAATAATATCGTGTAGCCGCAACCTTGTGTGGTTCGAGAATCGTATCGTATCGGGTATCGGGTATCGAAGAGAGGTGATATAACGTCCTCTCGAGATGTATCGGAGTTAGGGCTGGGCCGAGAaggattattaaaaattcaaaagaaaCCGTTTTATTTCACTATATTGACCCAATTGATTCGCGTTTGCTTCAGCCTTTGAGATCTTTTCGTTTCGTTTAGATGAGGTGAACTAGATCATTACGCGACGCATAAATGTCATCCCGATCTAAAAGTTTAACTCTTTTTGTCAACTTCCGCTCAAGGATACAACCTTGATTGTTGCGAGTTCTCAGTTCTGAGTGAGTCAGTCAAGGCGAATTAgaacaaagatttttttatggagattttttcggggtaatttttgtattaagtgAAAGTTTTTCCTTTCCTTCGTACGAAACTAGGGCGTggtcgtttttttttctcttgaaAGGACGAGTTGAGTACATCACCGACGACGATGATACCGGTTTTTAATCGGCTCCACTTTCCACCTCGTGCAGacgcaataaaattaaacaaaacgcGGTCAATTATGccaaaaaaatcgtattaatttataacaaacacccttttaaaaattttttaagtaatttttaagttagagAAGAAAATTGAGCGTATACTTAATTTTAGCCTACATCCGATTTGTACCACACGTTTTCTCCAACAACTCGATTTATCACAAAAGTATAGTATCCTTACTTTTCTTAATTCATTCCTTCATTATAAATCTTATTAAAtcatgtattattattattgttattattattattgggaTTATCATCTTCTTTATCCTCGTTATCATCCTCTTTCCCATCTTTATCGATATCTTCGTCTTTAGGCGTGGAAGTTTCCGACGTTGTTGATGAGCTCGAcgaaaaattatctttatcCGAATAATAAGAAGTGTTCGAAGAatctcttttaattattaaattagattGTTCCTTCGACGATTCGGGACTTTGTAATTTGTTATCGTAGAGTTGCGGGAAATTCTGCGGGATTTGAAAACTTTGGTTTAACCCCAAATTTTTGTTGGGCTGTAAATGTTGTAAAAGTCTCCCATCGGTGACTTTACCCATAAACGATCTAATCTCTTCGAAATAAGATTCCTCCGAAAGATTCCTGTTGATGTTGTTGGTGTTGTTGTTTCTTCTTTGAAGGGTGCGCTCGTCTAAGATTGTTGGCCCATCCGCTTCGTGCTTTTTAAGGTGACGATCTAAATTAGTTTGTTGCCCGAAACATCTCTCGCAAAGTGGACACTTAAACGGTTTTTCTTTGTTATGAATGTTCCTTACGTGTCTTTGTAAGTTACTTGAGATGCTAAAAGATCTCTCGCAATATCTACATTTATACGGTTGTTCCCCGGTGTGCGTTCTTAAGTGGCGCGTTAAATTAGCACTCCTCGGGAAAACTTTCCCACAAAATTTGCAAGCGTACCGATCCTTGATTTTCCCCCCAGCGACCCCCGAATCGGGAAATTTCGTTTGTTGTGTCGGATTTGGGCGGATTTCGAACGGGGTTACTTGGGGGTTAGGACTCCAAAACGGGGGGTATCTTTGCGGGAAATTCGGCGAAGTGTAAGGGAAGGGTAATCGCGGGATTTTATCTTTTTGAGCTTTGTACATTGCCTCCAAGACGAAATGGGGAATCGGTTGGGTGGGGAACAACACCGAGGGATAATCCGAGATAACCTGTTGATTAAATTTCGCCCCGATCgaattgttattgttgttaATCGGACTAGCACTTTCTTCTTCCCTTTCGACTTCCTTTTCCATTTCGCTCCCTCCCCCTTCGTCGAAACTCTCACTTGGCGaaatcaaatttctattttcatcTTCAACGTGGTGCCTCCTCGTCGAATTTGAATTCCCCGCCGTTGATTTTTTGTGGTCCACCCTTAAATCTAAAGGTTGGTCGTCTAATGAGTCTTGAGGACACGGTGGGCGCCCGGCTGGGGACATGTGGGGTCCTGGGGATCGGGTGTTTCTTGATAAATCGAAGGGGAGGTCATCGCTTGGTGGTCGAACCACTAAGGGGTAAACGGCGGCTTGTTTTGGGGAACTTGATCCTCCCACGAGCATTTTTCTTGGAGAACTATCCTTTTCTCGCATTGTTAGAGGTAGTAAGGGCAGAGGTGGTAGGTAGCGGAGCCAGGGAAGCCCCGAATCGACTACGCTCATTAGAATTGAAGAAAAAtcctgaaaagaaaaaaagttttattaaaaaaaattgtaacaccCAACTTTATaggattaaagaaataatttttgattcaatttaatgcttcttatttcatgatcatatctcaatccgttcttgagatatgatttcatttttatcaatttaacctcaataCCCGCAGAGTTGAggtaaaaaaatcgtatcatcggGATTTATAGAAAcgaatgaaatattttttgtggatttatactagattaaatttgctatacaGTGGTTATTAAACCATCTTGATAtctgaattattttttgagatatgattgttttaacatagttttattaaaattgaattgaaggttttaattaaagagtCCGTTTTAGTCGGGACACGGCTTTCTCATTGTTAGAGGGGCCTGGATCTGCTGGATCTGGCGGGTTGAGTTACGGGTTCGACTGAAAACGGACAGCACTTTCTCCTGGCACGCGGATGCTGCTGACCATTAGCCAGATTTGCGAGCGACAGTGGCGCGGTCGCCGTTAATCTTGACGTACGCTATCGATCGCAACCAGGAATCGAGAGCGAATGTACTACGTTCTAAAATAGTAGTACTTCAATTCAatggaattaattaaaaataatcaaaaatcgACGCTAAAGAGTTAAAACTTAGTTAAATAGAGGAATGCATTTACCCAATCAACAGATTGATATAGCAATTAATCGGACAGACGTGCTTAGGAAACAAGCACACCTATCATTACTATTAGCATCACTATCATTACTAGCGGAGCGCCGGAGAGAAAGGAGAGACACTCGACACCCGGTCGAACGTTCCGTCCTCGCACCATCAATCATGTCTGACAAATCATCGAATTACATAGACCGTCGTCGGCGGACACCtaatagtttatttattaattcgtCTCTCAGTTGCaacaacaaacaaaaagacaagaaaaaaaaagttatctaAATGAGCCTCAATATCAAGCGGTTCTATCATTACCTTCGGCGTCGCGGATTAATGAAGCGGTGACGCTTGGATTGTTTCAAGTCGccattattttaattgaaactaCGACGAGATGACGCCGCGCCGCCGAGGGCGTAACTTCGTTCACGTTTCGATATCTCGTTAAGATTTAATTTAGACTTGATCTTTCTTTTTCGATGTTATTCAACCGCAagaaatcaaatattttcttcggtTCATCGTGGCATTTGAATCGGAGGCGATTGCGAGGCGGTTGCGGCTACACGTAACTATTTGGAAGCGTGTCGGTTCGCCGCCTGCACAATTTGCCCCTAGTGGTACGTGCGCGCAGAAAGAGAATTTTTCGCCTCTCTGGAACGGGAAATGGCCGGGGCCCGTTACGCCTCGCTATCGGCCGATGGCTGGATGTGTAACACGCGGAAGTGTCCGCAAAGACCTACCGGTGGGGCCCACGCCCAGCAAAGCCCGAGTGCTGCTGTTGCTACTAGCGGGGGTCCGGTCGTGACCACGACAGATGGACAAATCATCCGTGGACCCGTTAGGACTCAGATGTGTACGCCGATACCAGCGCGGATTCCGCGTTGTATATGGAAGCGGAAGacaaccaatttttttattacgtcacgctttttaatttattcattcatCTCAAACATCttataataaactttaaatactTTTAGTCGATGCaacattaaatttcctttaaaaagaGTACAAACTCGATGGATCTATCTCATTTCATTATCGAGATATctcattttttaatctaattattatcaaagatggggGATTATTACCATCATTTCTTCacaataagttttttttaatagaaattcGTAGTAGTAGTagcaaaagtaataaataacaagtaataaattatgattttcaaaaagataataataataataataatgcgagtaagaataacattaatctaaaTCGATGCAACatcaaatttcctttaaaaagaATACAAACTCGATAGATCTGTCTCAATTCATTATCGAGATATctcattttttaatctaattattatcaaagatggcgGATTATTACCATCATTTCTTCacaataagttttttttaatagaaattcgttttattacaaatttgagATTTTATCTCGAGTTAAAtctataataagtaataaattatgattttcaaaaagataataataataataatccgAGTaagaataacattaatctaaatcgatgtaaaattgaattttctttaaaacggGTCCAAACTCAACATTTCTATACGGCCTATTTATTgagatatttcaatttttaatctaattattATCAAACATGGCGGATTATTaccattactttttttttgatataacttttatgtttcttattactaaaaaatcaagttcggaatcaaattaaatgaattctcTCAATTTATTCcggtaataataaatgattcaaaatggtaataataataataaccccAATAAGAATAAAGCTAATTTCTAtcaatgtaaaattaaatttcatttaaaaattattacattttttaccaaaaatgCATTGAGTTTGGAAACAAATTAGAGGAAACTTGAAATCCTATCGATTTATAGcggtaataataaataaaaatatgccgtaaaaaggtaataataacattgaatCTGAAgtatgtcgtgtttggtatcaaattgtagaaaattaaaaatctaatcgatctaaaatagttttacaaataattattgCGGTTGCATATCGAGTAAATGATCGTATTAAAAGAATCATAACACCAAAGTTTATAggaataaagaattaattttaattaaatattagttaaataagctttaaaatgcttcttatttcatgatgatatctcgatccgttcttgagatacgatgatgcaaatttcatttttatcaactCAACCTCAATATCTGCAGAGTTGAgctaaaaaaatcgtatcatcggGATTTATAGAATCGA from Onthophagus taurus isolate NC chromosome 5, IU_Otau_3.0, whole genome shotgun sequence harbors:
- the LOC111426268 gene encoding MDS1 and EVI1 complex locus protein EVI1-B-like; the protein is MSVVDSGLPWLRYLPPLPLLPLTMREKDSSPRKMLVGGSSSPKQAAVYPLVVRPPSDDLPFDLSRNTRSPGPHMSPAGRPPCPQDSLDDQPLDLRVDHKKSTAGNSNSTRRHHVEDENRNLISPSESFDEGGGSEMEKEVEREEESASPINNNNNSIGAKFNQQVISDYPSVLFPTQPIPHFVLEAMYKAQKDKIPRLPFPYTSPNFPQRYPPFWSPNPQVTPFEIRPNPTQQTKFPDSGVAGGKIKDRYACKFCGKVFPRSANLTRHLRTHTGEQPYKCRYCERSFSISSNLQRHVRNIHNKEKPFKCPLCERCFGQQTNLDRHLKKHEADGPTILDERTLQRRNNNTNNINRNLSEESYFEEIRSFMGKVTDGRLLQHLQPNKNLGLNQSFQIPQNFPQLYDNKLQSPESSKEQSNLIIKRDSSNTSYYSDKDNFSSSSSTTSETSTPKDEDIDKDGKEDDNEDKEDDNPNNNNNNNNNT